A single Xenopus laevis strain J_2021 chromosome 3S, Xenopus_laevis_v10.1, whole genome shotgun sequence DNA region contains:
- the LOC108703434 gene encoding olfactory receptor 10A7, with protein sequence MGRNDTQLTHFFLLGFDHLQSLTIFLFILFLIIYILTVFGNVLIIGLVTVSQRLKSPMFFFLRNLSLCEIIFTTNIVPKMLQVILEGGSKISFEGCALQLYFFGGAGTAECLLLTSMSYDRYLAICKPLHYSTIMNFKCHLCLVVFCWTAAIILPAISVSMIFNLYYCGSNVIDHFFCDLAPLLELSCSDTSPAEFEVFVQTIPVFVFTFIYIMATYICIFIAIVKMQSTMGRQKAFSTCSSHLTVVSTYYGTMISLYVTPRGRQSVKVNKTLSLLYSVVTPLLNPIIYSLRSGEIRKALESVIFNKKKTKKVHNNSNHFRENLWADSEKVVLCCDQQKTDSS encoded by the coding sequence ATGGGAAGAAACGATACACAACTGACCCATTTTTTCCTTCTCGGATTTGATCATCTTCAGAGCCTCACTATTTTCCTCTTCATTCtctttcttattatttatatactgacGGTATTTGGAAATGTTTTGATCATTGGCTTAGTGACGGTTAGTCAACGTCTCaagtcaccaatgtttttctttctcagaAACCTTTCATTATGTGAAATAATCTTCACTACAAATATTGTACCCAAAATGCTCCAAGTTATATTAGAAGGGGGAAGCAAAATATCCTTTGAGGGGTGTGCCCTTCAGTTGTACTTTTTTGGTGGAGCAGGGACAGCAGAATGTCTCCTTCTTACCTCAATGTCATATGACCGGTATTTGGCTATCTGCAAGCCCCTACATTACTCCACCATAATGAACTTTAAATGTCACCTTTGCCTTGTTGTCTTCTGCTGGACAGCAGCCATCATTCTACCTGCCATCTCAGTCTCTATGATTTTCAATTTATACTACTGTGGCTCGAATGTTATTGACCATTTCTTTTGTGATCTTGCCCCACTACTAGAGCTCTCTTGTTCAGACACTTCCCCTGCAGAATTTGAAGTGTTTGTACAAACAATCCCAGTATTTGTGTTCACATTTATCTATATTATGGCAACCTATATCTGCATTTTCATTGCTATTGTGAAGATGCAATCTACAATGGGAAGGCAGAAAGCTTTCTCAACATGCAGCTCCCACCTCACCGTTGTCAGTACATATTATGGAACCATGATCTCTTTATATGTAACCCCAAGAGGTCGCCAATCTGTGAAGGTTAACAAAACCCTCTCTCTTCTGTACAGTGTGGTCACTCCATTGCTAAACCCAATTATTTATAGCCTACGGAGCGGTGAAATTAGGAAGGCCCTTGAGtctgttattttcaataaaaaaaagactaaaaaggTGCATAATAACTCAAATCACTTTCGAGAAAATCTGTGGGCTGATTCAGAAAAGGTTGTTTTGTGCTGTGATCAGCAAAAGACAGATTCATCATAA